One window from the genome of Pseudonocardia hierapolitana encodes:
- the ahcY gene encoding adenosylhomocysteinase has product MTATADISSRLQKRNGIDFAVADLGLAEFGRKEIRLAEHEMPGLMALRREYAEARPLHGARVAGSLHMTVQTAVLIETLVALGAEVRWVSCNIFSTQDHAAAAIVVGPHGTAEEPRGVPVFAWKGETLEEYWWCTEQLFKFTDEAGNVVGPNMILDDGGDATLLVHKGVEFEKTGVVPTVDDEDHTVSDEYRIILDTLRRSLGEDPKRWTTVASDIRGVTEETTTGVHRLYQLAEQGLLLFPAINVNDSVTKSKFDNKYGIRHSLVDGINRATDVLIGGKVAVVCGFGDVGKGSAEALAGQGARVIVTEVDPICALQALLEGFQVARLEDVIGQADIVITTTGNKDIVSADLMARTKHQAIIGNVGHFDNEIDMAGLARYPGIRRINIKPQVDEWVFPDGHSIIVLSEGRLLNLGNATGHPSFVMSNSFSNQVIAQIELFTKHEEYNKDVYRLPKILDEKVAKIHVEALGGELTKLTKDQAEYIGVDVEGPFKPEHYRY; this is encoded by the coding sequence ATGACCGCCACTGCCGACATCAGCAGCAGGCTGCAGAAGCGCAACGGCATCGACTTCGCCGTGGCCGATCTGGGCCTGGCGGAGTTCGGCCGCAAGGAGATCCGGCTCGCGGAGCACGAGATGCCCGGGTTGATGGCGCTGCGCCGCGAGTACGCCGAGGCGCGCCCGTTGCACGGGGCCCGGGTCGCGGGTTCGCTGCACATGACGGTGCAGACCGCGGTGTTGATCGAGACCCTGGTCGCGCTCGGGGCCGAGGTGCGCTGGGTGTCCTGCAACATCTTCTCCACCCAGGACCACGCGGCCGCGGCGATCGTGGTCGGGCCGCACGGCACCGCGGAGGAGCCGCGGGGCGTGCCGGTGTTCGCCTGGAAGGGCGAGACGCTCGAGGAGTACTGGTGGTGCACCGAGCAGCTGTTCAAGTTCACCGACGAGGCCGGGAACGTGGTCGGCCCGAACATGATCCTCGACGACGGCGGTGACGCCACCCTGTTGGTGCACAAGGGCGTGGAGTTCGAGAAGACCGGCGTGGTGCCCACGGTGGACGACGAGGACCACACGGTCTCCGACGAGTACCGGATCATCCTGGACACGCTGCGCCGTTCGCTGGGCGAGGACCCGAAGCGGTGGACCACGGTGGCCTCGGACATCCGCGGAGTCACCGAGGAGACCACCACCGGGGTGCACCGGCTCTACCAGCTGGCCGAGCAGGGGCTGTTGCTGTTCCCGGCGATCAACGTGAACGACTCGGTCACCAAGAGCAAGTTCGACAACAAGTACGGGATCCGGCACTCGCTGGTGGATGGCATCAACCGGGCCACCGACGTGTTGATCGGCGGCAAGGTGGCCGTGGTCTGCGGGTTCGGCGACGTGGGCAAGGGGTCGGCCGAGGCGTTGGCCGGGCAGGGCGCCCGGGTGATCGTCACCGAGGTGGACCCGATCTGCGCGTTGCAGGCGCTGCTGGAGGGTTTCCAGGTGGCGCGGCTGGAGGACGTGATCGGGCAGGCCGACATCGTCATCACGACCACCGGCAACAAGGACATCGTGTCCGCGGACCTGATGGCCCGCACCAAGCACCAGGCGATCATCGGCAACGTCGGGCACTTCGACAACGAGATCGACATGGCCGGGCTGGCCCGCTACCCGGGGATCCGGCGGATCAACATCAAGCCGCAGGTCGACGAGTGGGTGTTCCCCGACGGGCACTCGATCATCGTGTTGTCCGAGGGCCGGCTGCTGAACCTGGGCAACGCCACCGGACACCCGTCGTTCGTGATGTCCAACAGCTTCTCCAACCAGGTGATCGCGCAGATCGAGCTGTTCACCAAGCACGAGGAGTACAACAAGGACGTCTACCGGCTGCCGAAGATCCTGGACGAGAAGGTCGCCAAGATCCACGTGGAGGCGCTGGGCGGTGAGCTGACCAAGCTCACCAAGGACCAGGCCGAGTACATCGGCGTGGACGTCGAGGGCCCGTTCAAGCCCGAGCACTACCGGTACTGA
- a CDS encoding (Fe-S)-binding protein — MRIALFLTCLGDALHPEVGRATVTLLERLGHEVVFPTDQTCCGQMHVNTGYQREALPLVRHHVETFEPYDVIVAPSGSCVGCVRHQHAMVARGANDDRLAERAETVASRTYELSELLVDVLGVEDVGAYYPHRVTYHPTCHSLRMLRVADKPLRLLRNVRGMTLLELPESDQCCGFGGTFALKNADTSTAMLADKMRNVLSTGAEVATAGDASCLMHIGGGLSRLRSGTRTVHLAEILASTS; from the coding sequence GTGAGGATCGCGTTGTTCCTGACGTGCCTGGGGGACGCGCTGCACCCCGAGGTCGGCCGGGCCACCGTCACGCTGCTGGAGCGGCTGGGACACGAGGTCGTGTTCCCCACCGACCAGACCTGCTGTGGCCAGATGCACGTCAACACGGGATACCAGCGCGAGGCCCTGCCGCTCGTGCGCCACCACGTGGAGACGTTCGAACCGTACGACGTGATCGTCGCGCCGTCCGGGTCGTGCGTGGGCTGCGTCCGCCACCAGCACGCGATGGTCGCCCGCGGCGCGAACGACGACCGGCTCGCCGAGCGTGCCGAGACCGTGGCCTCCCGCACCTACGAGCTCTCCGAGCTGCTCGTGGACGTCCTGGGGGTGGAGGACGTCGGGGCCTACTACCCGCACCGCGTGACCTACCACCCCACGTGCCACTCGCTGCGGATGCTGCGCGTGGCCGACAAGCCGCTGCGCCTGCTGCGCAACGTCCGCGGCATGACGCTGCTGGAACTGCCCGAGTCCGACCAGTGCTGCGGGTTCGGCGGCACGTTCGCGCTGAAGAACGCCGACACGTCCACCGCGATGCTGGCCGACAAGATGCGCAACGTGCTGTCCACCGGTGCCGAGGTCGCCACGGCGGGCGACGCGTCCTGCCTGATGCACATCGGCGGCGGCCTGTCCCGGCTGCGCAGCGGCACCCGCACCGTCCACCTGGCCGAGATCCTGGCGAGCACATCGTGA
- a CDS encoding ABC transporter ATP-binding protein, producing MLTTGRTATALRGADLDLGYHGVQVVHGAAAHIRAGQVTALVGPNGSGKSTLLRALARLHRPDRGEIVVDGDPPADALALTRRDFARRVTLLTQSRPVPTGLSVHDVVGLGRYPYRGRFRGEDPDGPAAVERAMALTRVGDLADRPVDELSGGQLQRVWLACCLAQDTGVLLLDEPTNHLDLRYQVEILDLMRDLADESGIAVGVVLHDLDQAAAVADEVVVLAAGRVRAVGPPAAVLTSELLTEAYGIRVAVDRDPVTGLLRIRPVGRHTNRHKKESA from the coding sequence GTGCTCACGACCGGGCGAACCGCCACCGCGCTCCGCGGCGCCGATCTCGATCTCGGCTACCACGGGGTCCAGGTCGTCCACGGGGCCGCCGCCCACATCCGTGCCGGGCAGGTCACTGCGCTCGTCGGACCCAACGGCAGCGGCAAGTCCACCCTGCTGCGTGCGCTCGCGCGCCTGCACCGCCCCGACCGCGGGGAGATCGTCGTCGACGGCGACCCGCCCGCCGACGCCCTCGCGCTCACCCGGCGTGACTTCGCCCGCCGGGTCACCCTGCTCACCCAGAGCCGCCCGGTTCCGACGGGGCTCTCGGTGCATGACGTCGTCGGGCTCGGCCGGTACCCCTATCGCGGACGGTTCCGTGGCGAGGATCCGGACGGGCCCGCAGCTGTCGAGCGGGCGATGGCGCTGACCCGCGTGGGGGACCTGGCGGACCGGCCGGTCGACGAGCTGTCCGGCGGGCAGCTGCAGCGGGTGTGGCTCGCCTGCTGCCTCGCCCAGGACACCGGCGTGCTCCTGCTCGACGAGCCCACCAACCACCTCGACCTGCGCTACCAGGTGGAGATCCTCGACCTGATGCGCGACCTCGCCGACGAGTCCGGCATCGCGGTCGGCGTGGTGCTGCACGACCTGGACCAGGCCGCCGCCGTTGCCGACGAGGTCGTGGTGCTCGCGGCCGGGCGCGTGCGCGCGGTGGGTCCGCCCGCGGCGGTCCTCACGTCCGAGCTGCTCACCGAGGCCTACGGGATCCGGGTGGCGGTCGACCGCGACCCGGTCACGGGGCTCCTGCGCATCCGGCCGGTCGGCCGGCACACCAACAGGCACAAGAAGGAGTCAGCATGA
- a CDS encoding NUDIX hydrolase: protein MVAFPRGDGDGWTHCALGHKHWGIFGAAGLLLWHRECVLLQHRALWSHHGGTWGLLGGARNRAESPEQAAQREATEEAGLPTDAYEITGSYVDDHGGWSYTTVVGQARTAVLPTALTAETLEVRWVRAASVPDLPLHPGFAETWETVRAIA from the coding sequence GTGGTGGCGTTCCCCCGTGGCGACGGCGACGGCTGGACGCATTGCGCCCTGGGGCACAAGCACTGGGGGATCTTCGGCGCGGCGGGTCTGCTGCTCTGGCACCGTGAGTGCGTGCTGCTGCAGCACCGCGCGCTGTGGAGCCACCACGGCGGCACCTGGGGCCTGCTCGGCGGGGCCCGCAACCGCGCGGAGTCGCCGGAGCAGGCGGCGCAGCGCGAGGCCACCGAGGAGGCGGGGCTCCCCACCGACGCGTACGAGATCACCGGCAGCTACGTCGACGACCACGGCGGCTGGTCCTACACCACCGTGGTGGGCCAGGCCCGCACGGCGGTTCTGCCCACCGCCCTCACCGCCGAGACCCTCGAGGTGCGCTGGGTGCGGGCCGCATCGGTCCCCGACCTGCCCCTGCACCCCGGCTTCGCCGAGACGTGGGAGACGGTCCGCGCCATCGCATAG
- a CDS encoding iron-siderophore ABC transporter substrate-binding protein: MRGRRIGVALGAGVVALVLAACGTTEAPAGTPTSPAPASGAQISVTDARGKQITFGGPATRAVGLEWALVEYLVTLGVMPVGVADVQGYSAWVQAAPLTEGVRDVGVRGEPSIEAIAALRPDVVFAASDVNEGALTQLEAIAPVVVVRDADASDPLGQMRRNVELVAQVTGKQAEADQMLAGFDSALAEGAQRIAAAGLAGRRIAFADGYLDGGRLSIRPFTEGSLIETVSQELGLVNAWPMAGDENYGLASTDVEGLTTLGDVEFVYWTNKVEGADPFVEGLAGNAVWQSLPFVQAGNVTRLPDGIWMFGGPASMRQYVDAITAALAG, from the coding sequence ATGAGAGGACGGCGGATCGGCGTCGCCCTTGGCGCGGGCGTGGTCGCACTGGTGCTCGCCGCCTGCGGCACGACCGAGGCACCGGCGGGCACACCGACGTCCCCCGCCCCGGCGAGCGGCGCGCAGATCAGCGTCACCGACGCGCGCGGCAAGCAGATCACGTTCGGCGGGCCTGCGACCCGCGCGGTCGGGCTGGAGTGGGCGCTGGTGGAGTACCTCGTCACGCTCGGCGTGATGCCGGTGGGGGTCGCCGACGTCCAGGGCTACTCGGCGTGGGTGCAGGCCGCCCCCCTCACCGAGGGCGTCCGTGACGTCGGCGTGCGCGGCGAGCCGAGCATCGAGGCGATCGCCGCGCTGCGCCCCGACGTCGTGTTCGCCGCGTCCGATGTGAACGAGGGCGCGCTCACGCAGCTCGAGGCGATCGCCCCCGTCGTGGTCGTGCGGGACGCGGACGCGTCCGACCCGCTCGGCCAGATGCGCCGCAACGTCGAGCTCGTCGCGCAGGTCACCGGGAAGCAGGCCGAGGCGGACCAGATGCTCGCCGGCTTCGACTCCGCGCTCGCCGAGGGCGCGCAGCGGATCGCCGCAGCCGGTCTGGCCGGGCGCCGGATCGCCTTCGCCGACGGCTACCTCGACGGCGGCCGGCTCTCGATCCGCCCGTTCACGGAGGGTTCGCTGATCGAGACGGTGTCGCAGGAGCTCGGCCTGGTGAACGCGTGGCCGATGGCAGGCGACGAGAACTACGGCCTGGCGAGCACCGACGTCGAAGGGCTCACCACGCTCGGCGACGTCGAGTTCGTGTACTGGACCAACAAGGTGGAGGGCGCAGACCCGTTCGTCGAGGGCCTCGCGGGCAACGCGGTCTGGCAGTCGCTCCCGTTCGTGCAGGCCGGGAACGTCACGCGGCTGCCCGACGGCATCTGGATGTTCGGCGGGCCGGCGTCGATGCGACAGTACGTCGACGCCATCACCGCAGCCCTCGCCGGCTGA
- a CDS encoding LutB/LldF family L-lactate oxidation iron-sulfur protein — protein sequence MTTFLGIPAPRGVGHLRGEHSFPDAARGALADSQLRRNLGHATRTIRGKRANVVGELDDWEQLRLAGSALKAATMARLDEHLERLEREVTARGGTVHWARDANEANAIVTRLVQETGASEVVKVKSMATQEIGLNEALEAAGIEAHETDLAELIVQLGGDLPSHILVPAIHRNRAEIREIFLREMPGVDPELTAEPRRLAMAARAHLRERFLRAKVAISGANFAVADTGTLLVVESEGNGRMCLTLPETLITVMGIEKIVPTWQDLEVFLQLLPRSSTGERMNPYTSAWTGVTPGDGPQAFHLVLLDNGRTAVLGDELGRSALHCIKCSACLNVCPVYERTGGHAYGSVYPGPIGAVLSPQLTGVEDNASLPYASSLCGACFDACPVRIDIPSLLVRLRAQHVDEQRKRRVPSAEAIAMAAASWVMSSPRRFAAAEKASRAGRLLGRRTGRIRTLPPPLSAWTASRDVPRPPAETFREWWARERGGAG from the coding sequence GTGACGACCTTCCTCGGGATCCCCGCGCCGCGCGGCGTCGGGCACCTGCGTGGCGAGCACTCCTTCCCCGACGCCGCCCGCGGCGCGCTCGCCGACTCCCAGCTGCGCCGCAACCTCGGCCACGCCACCCGCACGATCCGCGGCAAGCGCGCGAACGTCGTCGGCGAGCTGGACGACTGGGAGCAGCTGCGCCTGGCCGGTTCGGCGCTGAAGGCGGCCACGATGGCGCGGCTCGACGAGCACCTGGAGCGCCTCGAACGCGAGGTCACCGCCCGCGGCGGCACCGTGCACTGGGCGCGCGACGCCAACGAGGCGAACGCGATCGTCACCCGGCTCGTGCAGGAGACCGGAGCGTCCGAGGTCGTCAAGGTCAAGTCGATGGCCACCCAGGAGATCGGCCTCAACGAGGCCCTCGAGGCGGCCGGCATCGAGGCGCACGAGACCGACCTCGCCGAGCTCATCGTCCAGCTGGGCGGCGACCTGCCCAGCCACATCCTCGTGCCGGCCATCCACCGCAACCGCGCCGAGATCCGCGAGATCTTCCTGCGGGAGATGCCGGGCGTGGACCCGGAGCTGACGGCCGAGCCGCGCCGGCTCGCCATGGCCGCGCGGGCGCACCTGCGGGAGCGGTTCCTGCGGGCGAAGGTCGCGATCTCCGGCGCCAACTTCGCCGTCGCCGACACCGGCACCCTGCTGGTGGTCGAGTCCGAGGGCAACGGGCGGATGTGCCTCACGCTGCCGGAGACGCTGATCACCGTGATGGGGATCGAGAAGATCGTGCCGACCTGGCAGGACCTGGAGGTCTTCCTCCAGCTTCTGCCCCGCTCCTCCACGGGTGAGCGGATGAACCCGTACACGTCGGCCTGGACCGGCGTCACCCCCGGCGACGGCCCGCAGGCCTTCCACCTCGTGCTGCTCGACAACGGGCGCACCGCGGTGCTCGGCGACGAGCTGGGCCGCAGCGCCCTGCACTGCATCAAGTGCTCGGCCTGCCTCAACGTCTGCCCGGTCTACGAGCGCACCGGCGGGCACGCGTACGGCTCGGTCTACCCCGGGCCGATCGGCGCGGTGCTGTCACCGCAGCTCACCGGGGTGGAGGACAACGCGTCGCTGCCGTACGCCTCCAGCCTCTGCGGGGCGTGCTTCGACGCCTGCCCGGTGCGGATCGACATCCCGTCGCTTCTGGTGCGGCTGCGTGCCCAGCACGTGGACGAGCAGCGGAAGCGGCGCGTGCCGAGCGCGGAGGCGATCGCGATGGCGGCGGCGTCCTGGGTGATGTCGTCGCCGCGCCGTTTCGCGGCCGCCGAGAAGGCCTCGCGAGCGGGGCGGCTGCTGGGCAGGCGCACTGGCCGGATCCGCACGCTGCCGCCCCCGCTGTCGGCCTGGACGGCCAGCCGGGACGTCCCGCGCCCGCCTGCCGAGACGTTCCGCGAGTGGTGGGCGCGCGAACGCGGAGGTGCGGGATGA